The Piliocolobus tephrosceles isolate RC106 chromosome 12, ASM277652v3, whole genome shotgun sequence genome includes the window ACAACTCTATTGTAGGTAGTGACGGAAttctccatttttctattgggacATAGTGTTGCTTAGTCCATCATGGTCTCcagcccagcagcagcagctacgGCCTTAGGAGGGTGCAGGATCCATGAGGAAGGGGCACACTACCTTTCAAGTATGGCATTACCCAGGAAGAGTAGCACCCATCTCTCAGCTGTCTGGACTTATTTCTGGGCACAGGTGAGACCTCCTTCAGCCCTCCCCAAGCGTCTGACTGGGTACTGGTTCTGCTAGTGCAAGGGGAGAGAGTAGGAGCCAGCCTAACACAGCTCACACACTCAATACCTCATTTGATCTTCTCCATATTTCTAGGCTAATTTtatccctatttcacagatgTCAAGGCTGTCCCTTACAGCAATGGAGCTGTAATAACCATCGAGTTGACTCCTCCACCTTCCAGTCCCAGAGGTAATGCAACTTTTACCTATCATTTTATGTCCTGACAACAAGAATTTTAAGTATATCCACTGTCTTTATAAGTTCACTGGGCAGTTCATTTGAATGCTtattcaaatgaatgaaattcaaatattcactgttttccaatattttaacttttattatttttatgactaaagaaatctgtttttaggagaaaaatggacagatgaacaaaaaagaacagaaaaaatcaCCCACAGATAACCACTGTTAATCTTTTAGTTGACACAGCTTTCAGAATTGTTTTCTATACATAAATTACTAGGTATCTTTGCAGTTTTACAAAAATGTACTGATGCCATATGTTTGGTTCTGCaagttgtgttttttaattttacaatgcACCATCAACATTCTTTCCATGTAACGGATGAAAATTTGCTACTAAGAACACCGCACTGCAGTTGGGTCAAAAGGCTGCTAGTAACAGGAGGGATGCCTAAAGTATTACCGTAAGGGTAAAGCACATGGCCTGGTAAATGCCTGCCAGGGACACTACACATAAGGAATGTCTTCAATGTCCCTTCGTGGGGCCCTGCAGCCACCCCTGAATTCCCTTGGACCTCTAGGGTAGAAGGGATCCTGTAAATTTCTTTGCATCCACAAAAACGCCCCcaatttctgtttgctttttctcttctcatcCTGCACCTTAGCCATATTGTCAAATTCTCTTATCATGTCCTCATTGCTGAAATTCATATCGTGTATGGCCTCTTTATACTCCTTGAGGTAATGAGCCAGCCccttattagtttttcttttggctttcctgggtaCATCATCCTCAGCTGGGCGCTTTCCTGCAGCCCTTGTTTCACTCCCTGGCTCTCCTTCACTCTCCGGCTTTCCCTCTATCTCTggttttccctctctctctgatcctccctccatctctgactctccctccctctctgacTTTACTTCTTCTTTTGCCTTTCCCTCACTCTCTGGCTTTCCTTTATCCTTTAACATTTCCTCATCTCCTGTTTTGcccttgttttctgtctttccctcGTTTTCCAACTTCTTGTCTTCCAGAGTACAAGCTACTTCTGGCTTTCTCTCGTCCTGTGGCTGttcttcatttttcatctttccttGGTTTGAAGCCATTCCTTCATTTTCATTGTagagtttttccatgttgagatttcccctccttttcctgtcctgggggatgggggtggagggaaGAGGAGACAAAGAGGAGACATGGGAGACTGAGTGGGTGGGGTGGAATGCAGGTCTGGATAGTACTTGCATCTCACCCCTGATGAGGGTTCCCCTGAGCTGGCGGGGCCTCCAAGAGGGCCTTTTGCCCACCACGTAGCCTGCCACTCCTCCCACACACGTGAGCCAGCCATTGCTTGGCAGGCCCTGCCACTTTCTCTGCAGTGGTTCAGCCTGGTAAGGTGTGTGTTAATGTGGGTGGGGGGATGGGCAGGGGCCCCAATTCGGCTCTGGCCGGGCCCTCCACACTCTCAACCCTTGTGGGCCCCTGTCCATGCAGCCCCCTACTTTCACGGACCTGCGGGGATTCTGGACAGGTTGCTCCTCCTTTTCAGGCTTTGCAGAGCGCTGGGAACAACAGACGCGCAGACCTGCGGACAGATAGGAGACAGGGGCAGGATCTGCGCGCTCAGCGGGCTCACAGGGACTCGGTTCCCTTTCCTAAGTCCAGGCCCTTCTCATCCAACGTTTTCCTCCCCTACCTCCCCCGCACCCCAGCCGCCATTTCTTTCCAGGCCTCGGGCACCAAACCAGGATGCTTTCCAAACTAATTTTGGGTCTCTGTGTCCTTCTTCCTCAGAGGCAATTCTCCTCCCCAGCCTCGCGGTCAACGTTTTTCTCTACGCACGGGAACGGCAGAGGGGGTTTACTTCCACTGTCTCACTACTGGGGCGTCCCCAGCCCACCATCTCCGGCTCCAAAATGGACGGAGGGCAGAGAGGAGGATGTGCCTGGAAAGCGAGCATGGATACTTTGGGGTGCTCGCCTTCCTCACCCTCTGCCCACTGCCTACGTGCTCCCCCTCAGCCACCTTTAGCCGTTTTCCCACCGCCATCTCTGTCCACACTCGGGCCAGCTTCCCTCGACTCGACCcgaccccacccccagccttttCCGGTACTGTACCCGTTCCCCTTCCGCCATTCCAGTATTCCGCTGGCAGCGTGGAAGGCCCGCACACTGACCTGGAAGAAGCTGGACCAAGAATTAGGAGCCCAGGAACTGGAGCAGACGGGACCGAGCCGAGGGGACAGAGGGCGGGCACTCGGACCGGTGCCCACATCTGCGCCCGGGCAGATCACGTGAATGCCGCAGCACAGGAGTTCCACCGCCCCACGCCCCACGCCCCGCCTCCTAGCCAGCCGCTTCCAGCTACCCACCACCTCTCTCCAGCAGGTACCCTCTCACCTCCCTGGACCcttttgtccttttcttcttGTTAAGAAATTAATCAAAGAAGGAATTTTCATGAAAAtcacaaagtgtttttttttttttttttaatgagttggGCGGTCCAGAGGAGGAGTCTTGATAATGTTGCTCTTAAATTCCACAGAAATAACGTAGACCCACCCGACAAAATCGTATAAATGTGAACTCAAGTACTGTATAAAGAATAGAATATCGACTTTagaaaaaacttaagaaaaattttccaaaataaatgaaattgtccCTTTTTCCTGACATGTACAAACAtaaattttcaaatgaataaaaaaagttatatttgaagcaaaataaaagaacGATTAATTTATCTTAAGTGAGAAACTGAATATACAGAGACAATGACCAGACCACATACGAAAATAGAACTGAGACCCACAACCTTTGCTGCAAGCAGCTCAGGAAGCCAAAGTATAGCATCTGCAGAAATGTTCAGGACTTTAATCAATTTGCTAGCCTTTCtggcctttttaatttttttgacctGATGACAAACAGGAAAAACCCAAATATGAACCCATACTCAATCACATAGGATGCTTGCCTCTAGTTGGCCTGCCTCTAGCTTCCTCACGTCAACAACATCCAATCAGACCATACTTGAagtctttgtgtttttgttttcccctaTAAAGCTTTCCCACTCCCCTGCCTGCCTTTGAATCTCTGCAAGATTCAAATGATGGTGGCTTGACTTCCTTGCTACAAAAAGCTGTGAATAAGTAGCACTTGTTTGTTCTCTTATGGGTAGTCTCCGTTTATCTCCACATAAGCTTTTGATGTGGAAGGCCTTTAAATATAGTCACGTGCCACTTAATAacggggatatgttctgagaaatgcatcaggCAATTTCGTGGTGGTGCGAACATCGTAGAGTGTAGTTATACAAacctatatggtatagcctactacactcCTAGGCTGTATACTATAGCCTGTCGTATTCTATGCTGTCCGTTGTCGTTGGGCAATCGATATGCAGTGTGACTATATAACAAAGAGACAAATTCTGATAGATTAGAttacatgaaaaattt containing:
- the TCEAL4 gene encoding transcription elongation factor A protein-like 4, yielding MEKLYNENEGMASNQGKMKNEEQPQDERKPEVACTLEDKKLENEGKTENKGKTGDEEMLKDKGKPESEGKAKEEVKSEREGESEMEGGSEREGKPEIEGKPESEGEPGSETRAAGKRPAEDDVPRKAKRKTNKGLAHYLKEYKEAIHDMNFSNEDMIREFDNMAKVQDEKRKSKQKLGAFLWMQRNLQDPFYPRGPREFRGGCRAPRRDIEDIPYV